CGCGATATGGCGGGTCTTGCAAGCACTGCTGCATTAGCTCAAGCTTTAGGAAGTAATTCAACCAGCGCTGGTATTGAAGCGGGTAAACAAGCCGCAGCGAATTTAGCCGTCGCCGCCCAAAAAGACATTGAAGAAAAAAGAATTGCTGCACAACTTGCCATGGCTGCAATGGGGTTACCTTCCGCAAATGCAGGCGCCAGTAAAAATATTTCTGAGGGTGGTGCTTTATTGAATACTGCCACAGAAATGGATAAACGTTCACCCAGAACTGCCCCTTCTTCTACAGGTTCTGAAGGTGGCGGCTCAACTTCCGATGGTTCAAGTGGCAGTTCAGGAGGAACAAGTGAACCCACCATGCCTGGAGTACCAGACGAAGTTCGTAGCCTATTTGGCGGTACTAGTCGAGCAGATGAAGTACTTTCCAAAATGAACTGGGGAAGTTTAGGGCAATCAGGTGCTTCCATTATCCCCGCCAGTTATTCCGATAAAGGTGGCGGTGGGGGCGCCAGCACCACAAAACCCTCTGTAATTCAATTTGAGCTGGCTTTCTATGCAAGCTTTCCCAAACCCTGGGCTACTGAAGCAGACGAAGTCCAAGGTCTAGCGAATGGTAAATGGCTTCCCTCCGAGGAAGATTTTGACAGTATTAGTCCTGCTGCAACAGGCGCCAACAATCAAGGCACTAAACCTTTTGGTCAAGTGATCACCTCTGTAGAAGATTTAATTAATACAGTGCTCTACTTTGCACCCCAAGTGCCCGGTTTTGGAACAACTCATGCTTCCACAGTAGTACGACTTAATCTGTTCTTATATGCAGAAAGTGGAGATGTAGCATTTAAAGGCACCTTAACCACTACGGGAAAATGGGATGCCGTATTGGGCAATGATATTAAATCGGCAGGCTTGGATTCAGCGTTAATAACCGCCCTTAGTAAAAAATCAGCCACTAAAGCCTTGCAAGCTAAACTCAAGAAAGCCTGGGCTCCTAACGCTGAAATTTGGTTATATTCTTGTTCGGCTGTGGTCAGTAATGCCTTTGGTAAAAAATTGGCTAAACTACTTGGGGCAAAAATTCGGGCTTTTGATGACCCATTCTGGGTCTTACCTTCTTTTGATACCAGTCAACAAAAAATCCTATCCCGAGTCGAGTTTGGTATTGGTGCTGATTTTGCAGCGGCTGCCGCAACTAAAACAAAAGATCTCCACAGCTTGGATGTTTTATCAAAAAGAACCTTTAAACCTTAATCTTCAAATCAAGCTCCTCCCACCCGGGACGAGCTTGATGCATAAACCAATAATACTTCCTTTGATAACACTTAGTATTCTTTGAATCTTACCTTCAATCTATGGCAGATTATGCATCCTATTCCCCGACCTCCACTTCTCATCATGCAAGATAGGTAATATTGAATAAAACCCCATTTGTGTAGAAATGATTTAATTCCAAACCCTCACCTATGGTTTGGCCTGAGGCTCGGCCAAGTTGACTTTTACCCCAATCGGCAAATTCATAACCAACCCCAACTTGCCAATTTTGACTCAATACCTTTTGTATCCCTCCGCCCACTGTATAAGTAAAAGCAGTTTGAGTATGAGAGGCAAAATTAGGATTAGGTAAGGCTTCAAAAATCTTCGGAGTATTTATAAAAGAACTTGCTTCATTAAAGCCTACACCAATGCTACCACTCACCCAAGGTATCACTATAAACCCCATATCAGCCAATAATTTCCCTTTTGCTGCAACATGAGTATGTTTCATTTTGTAGCTGTAGGTAAAATTATCAAACTCAGGATCCGCATCATCCCAAATGTCTCCTGAAAGCCTCGCATTAGTCGTTGCAGCTGCTGCTATTCCTAACTGCCCCCAGAATGTAGTAGTTAATGCTTTTTGCAAGCCAAAAAACACTTCAAAATCTGCGAGTGCGTGTGTCGATTTATCTGCGGTATAAGTTTTTTCAATTTCAGGAGCCAAAAAAAAGGTTTGCGCAGCGCCCTCATTTTCCCATACAGGACCAATGCTCAATGCCGCAACATAATTCCAAGGCGAGACAGATTCACCCATGGCACCAGCCATTACGCTAGCGCTTAAAAGGTTCATCATTAATACTAAATAGCACTTTTTCCTCATCAAAACTCCTTACATGAGATAAGTTAATAAACAAACCATCCTAATTTATTCATAAAATGAACTCAAAATCTTTTGTGAAAGTGACATGAAGCCAGCTTCCATAACCCCATCCATAAAGTGAGTAAATCTGATCTAAATTAATCAAATTCATAAACCCAGATTAGAATCTAAGTCTTATCCGGGTTATAAAGTTTTATTTTTTTATAGGGAGAACACATGCATCAATGGTTACACCTCCAGGAATGTTTCCTGGATTATATAGCGCGATGTTATCACCTATATTCGCTTGGTTGCCGAAAAAAGTGTTTGAAGAGACACACGCATGAGCCAAATTCATAGCTAATGGGGTTCCTGCTGAGCCCCCTACTAATATCGCCCCCCCTCTAGTATCCTCTCCCAATGATTTCTTCAGTGCCGTATTTTTTTCAAAAATATTATTAACAATCTTAGCATTTCCAGAAAACTCAACCGCTATTGCGCCTCCTCCTGGTGCCATAGTACTTACTGAAGAAGTACCTCCACTAAAGAAATTGGCGATCCCATTAAAGAAAAGTAATGGTGAAATTGTACCAGGAGGTACTCCCTCAATTGTATTAAGTACAAATTTATTATTTGAGATTTGTGCCAGTGGTTTTAGAGGAGAGGCTAATAAAGCATTCCCAAAGTTAGAGGCAAAAATTCCTCCTCCTTCTAATTCTGCTTTATTCTTCGAGAAAATAGATTGGGTTACGGTGGTTGCTATCGAGTCAATGTAAATTGCCCCACCGACACCACCAAAGTTGTTAGTAAATTCAGAATTTAAGATCTGAGCTCGCGAATTGGGATGGGGAAGTATCCCGAACACATTAACACCACCCCCTCCAAATGCTGCAGCAGCATTATCTATAAATTTAGAATTTACAACAGTTAAAAAATAAGGAGTGCCATCATTAAAAGGAATGTGGAAAAAAACCGCTCCACCACCAAAACCGGTACTGGTGGTTTGATTTTGTGTAAACGTTGAATCGGATATAGATACATTAGTATTAATAACCCCCAAAGCGCCGCCACTTGCATCTGGGACTGGACCCTTTAAAGCATTGCCCTTGAAATTACTTGATGCAATGATGATATCACCACCATCTTTACCACGGATGGCTCCCCCATTACGAAAAGCAATATTTTGTTCAAATTGACTTGAAGTAACCGTATAGGCAGCATCAATCAAATTTTCTAAAGCGCCACCACTACCTCCTGGAAATACGGCTAGATTATTAATAAATTTGGACTCTTTTATCGTAATGGAGGTTTTGGTATCTATTGCTGCAACTGCCCCTCCCCCGGACGCTAATGCAAGGAACTCACCAGCGAGAATTTCAGTCACTGTTGCATTAGAACCATCACTTATATTTTGCTCAAAAAGCATATTACTAAGTTCAATCACTGAACCATATCGTGCCAAAAGCCCCCCGCCTGCTGCATGTTCATAATCAAGACTCTCAAGCATATTTAAAGGTCCTAAAACCCCTCTATCGGGACCAACTGCATATCCTCCCCTCACTATGAGACTATCAAGAGTAACGTTTTTCACCCCTTCTCCCGGAAGAACATCACTTCCAGCCATAAGCACATGCCATACCCTATCGTTGGTACTCTTAACTACATAAGGGGTAAGACAAGTTGAAGTCATGTCACCACATAAAATGGTGGGGAAACGTTGCCCATCTCTTTGTCGACGACTCGTTTCCTTTCCTGAAAATCCTCCGTATATTGCTGTATTACTTGGGAGATTAAATGTTCTTAGTTTCGGAGTGCTAATCCCATATGCTCCTCCAACCACTCCTTGAGGCGCATAGACGCGTGTGGGTTTATAAACTCCTTGAGCTACCCAGATTTCAACCGAGCCTGGATCAGCATCTGCAGCTTCTAGTGCAGACTCTAAATTATTAAAGGCATTGGCCCAACTACTTCCGTTACCGTTTGTAGGGTTACGCCCGTTGACATAGAATCTCGTTGCTTTACCTTGAGTAATATTTAAACTGTTCGTAGAGCTCGGTTGATAGCATTGCAAGCGATTACCTTGATTGCAAACCACAGGACCACCTGAAATATTTCCCACTAATTCAGAACCAATTACTTCTAAGGTTAGAGTACAGGATTGCTTAGATCCTAATGAAAAAGGATTGCTACAGTTCCCCGTCCCTGTAGTCACCTGCTTAATTCCATTTATAGGACTCATAATCAAAATCTTTGATTTTTTTGATTGGTTGGTTAAGGTATATTTTATGGTAGCCGTTCCTGTTGGGCTTACAGTTACCTTAGGAGGAAATTTTGCATTTGGGATAAATGTCCATAAAGGATTAGAAGCTTGAGTCGTAGTAACATGAGTCTCTGCGAAAACATTATGGTTTAGAAAAGTTGAGAATAAAATGAAAAATAGAGAATATCTTTTCAATTAATGCTCCTTGCAAAAAAGTTATCAAATATCAAAGTT
The DNA window shown above is from Legionella sp. PC997 and carries:
- a CDS encoding outer membrane protein; this translates as MRKKCYLVLMMNLLSASVMAGAMGESVSPWNYVAALSIGPVWENEGAAQTFFLAPEIEKTYTADKSTHALADFEVFFGLQKALTTTFWGQLGIAAAATTNARLSGDIWDDADPEFDNFTYSYKMKHTHVAAKGKLLADMGFIVIPWVSGSIGVGFNEASSFINTPKIFEALPNPNFASHTQTAFTYTVGGGIQKVLSQNWQVGVGYEFADWGKSQLGRASGQTIGEGLELNHFYTNGVLFNITYLA